Below is a genomic region from Phragmitibacter flavus.
CACCCTCACGCTGAGCGCCGGAGCCAACGACTTCAGCTGGACCGACAGCGGCAGCATGGTTCCGGCTGAGAAAAGCGTCGCCGATGCCTACGCCAAACTGTTCGCCGAAGCAGGCGGCACCAACCAGGCCAAAGTGCTGCGAGAAATCGCACGTGGCAAAAGCATCCTCGACTTCGTGCTCGACGAAGCCCACGACCTCCAACCCCGCCTCTCCAAACGGGACCAGGAGAAGCTGGAAGAATATTTCGAATCCGTCCGCGCCACCGAGAAACGCCTCGTCAAATCCGAGGAATGGATGCACACCCCCAAACCCAAGGTCGCCGGCAAAGCCCCCGAACCCTTCGCGCCGGATGAACTCGTCACCAACATGCGCAACGTCTGCGACCTCACCTACCTCGCCTTCAAGACCGACTCCACCCGCGTCATCACCTTCGGCTACTTCCGCCAGGACACCGTCGCAGTTCCCGGAGTTAATGTCGGCTATCACAACCTCTCCCACCACGGCCAGGACGAAGGAAACATCGCCCAGCTCAAGCGCGTCGAGCGCGCCTTCTTCGACGAACTCAAAGCCCTCCTTTCCAATCTCAAAAACGCCAAAGAAGGCAACTCCAACCTGCTCGACCGCACCACCATCCTGATCACCTCCAACCTCGGCAACGGTTCCAGTCACAGCAACAAAGACCTCCCCGTCATCCTCGCCGGCGGTCGCTACCAACACGGCCAGCACCTCGCCATCCAGCCCGGCACCGTGCCGCTCAGCAACCTCTACCTCAGCGTCCTCCATCAGCTTGGTCTCAATGACAAAACCTTCGGCACCAGCACCGGCACCCTCACCGGACTCAAACTCATCTGATCAATAAACTCTTACACCAAAAACCACAACAACCCGCAGAACACCAGCGACAGCACCGAAATGCTTGTCCCAACCCAGAACCACGTCTGCAGCGTCTGTTTCTCGGTCATGCAAAAATAACGACCCACCACCCAAAACCCACTGTCGTTCACGTGCGAAAACCCCGTCGCTCCCGCCGCAATCGCCACCACGATCAACGCCGTCTGGCCGGTCGAAATTTCCGTTAACGCCAAGATCGGCCCCATCAACGCCGCCGATGCCACCATCGCCACGGTCGCCGATCCCTGCGCCACGCGAATGATCGTGCTGAACAACCACGCCATGAACAATGGTGCCGCCCCCAAACTCACCAACGTCTCCGCCAGCGCCTCCCCCACCCGCGTTTCAATCAACATCTGCTTAAAAACCCCGCCCGCACCCGTGATCAAAATGATCACCCCTGCCGGACTCAACGACTTCGTCGCAATGTCCATCAAATCATCCCGACCGACCCCGCGCATCGTCCCCAACACATACATCGCCACCATCGCGCACACCAACAGCGCCACCACCGGATGCCCTAAAAATGAAACGGTCTGCTGCCACCAGGGTGCCACCGCCAACAGCTCCGCCTTTGCTGCCGTCAGCTCCGCACGCTCCATTCCCGCTGGCAAAGATCCCGCCACCGACTGCTCCACCAACGCTCCCGCAAAGATCATCACCACTGGCAACAACAACACACACGCGATCAATCCAAAAGGCGGCAACTGGCCCTTCTCCTCACCCGCCACCAATGGCGGAGGCGCCACATAAACCCGCTTGGCGAGCCACACCGAAAACAACGGCCCCGTCAGCACCGCCACCGGCAACCCAACGAGCAGCCCATACAAAATCGCCTGCGAAAGCGGCACATTTAGCGCATACGCCACCCAAGTCGGACCTGGAGTCGGAGGCACAAAGGCATGCGTCACCGCCAACCCCGCCCCCAGCGGCAATCCATAATACAGCAGCGACTTCCCGCTCCTGCGCGCGAGCGTGTAAACGATCGGCGCCAAGATCACAATCGCCACATCCAGAAACACCGGGATTGAAATCAAGAACCCCGTCAACATCATCGCCCAGGTCGCCCGCTTCTCCCCAAACCGCGCCAGCAACCCGTTCGCCAAACTCTGCGCCCCACCACTGTGCTCAATGAACGCCCCAAAAATCGACCCCAACCCAATGATCAACGCAATAAACCCAATCTCCTTGCCCGCCCCACGCACCATCGCCTCTCCCACTTCCGTGATCCCCATCGTCCCCGATGCCACCCCCACAAACACACTCGCCAGCAACAGCGCCACAAACGCCTGCACCCGCAGCTTCATCACCAACAGCAAGATCAGTAAAACCGCCGCCACCAACACCCCCACCAGCCGCATCTGCGACACCTCGATCAACGCCATCAATGGAAAATTCAACATGTCCGCCACTCTGGGCAATCCCGCTCAAAAGCACAACTGCGAAATGATTGCCCCTCAAAGAATGCCACTCCCCAACCACGTCATTCTAGGTGCAACCGCGCAGCAAAAAGAGAATCAGCAACACCGGAATCGGAATTCCGATCAA
It encodes:
- a CDS encoding DUF1552 domain-containing protein, which translates into the protein MNPPLALSTRRHFLRGVGISLGLPWLESMGGILHAADVDKEPRRLLLICLPLGIYRDAILPKQTGPGYQPTEYLSTLADFRDQFTVISGLDHPGVSGGHAAQPRIFTGQPSTERNRRSLDQHVAATLGQHTRFDTLTLSAGANDFSWTDSGSMVPAEKSVADAYAKLFAEAGGTNQAKVLREIARGKSILDFVLDEAHDLQPRLSKRDQEKLEEYFESVRATEKRLVKSEEWMHTPKPKVAGKAPEPFAPDELVTNMRNVCDLTYLAFKTDSTRVITFGYFRQDTVAVPGVNVGYHNLSHHGQDEGNIAQLKRVERAFFDELKALLSNLKNAKEGNSNLLDRTTILITSNLGNGSSHSNKDLPVILAGGRYQHGQHLAIQPGTVPLSNLYLSVLHQLGLNDKTFGTSTGTLTGLKLI
- a CDS encoding GntP family permease, whose product is MLNFPLMALIEVSQMRLVGVLVAAVLLILLLVMKLRVQAFVALLLASVFVGVASGTMGITEVGEAMVRGAGKEIGFIALIIGLGSIFGAFIEHSGGAQSLANGLLARFGEKRATWAMMLTGFLISIPVFLDVAIVILAPIVYTLARRSGKSLLYYGLPLGAGLAVTHAFVPPTPGPTWVAYALNVPLSQAILYGLLVGLPVAVLTGPLFSVWLAKRVYVAPPPLVAGEEKGQLPPFGLIACVLLLPVVMIFAGALVEQSVAGSLPAGMERAELTAAKAELLAVAPWWQQTVSFLGHPVVALLVCAMVAMYVLGTMRGVGRDDLMDIATKSLSPAGVIILITGAGGVFKQMLIETRVGEALAETLVSLGAAPLFMAWLFSTIIRVAQGSATVAMVASAALMGPILALTEISTGQTALIVVAIAAGATGFSHVNDSGFWVVGRYFCMTEKQTLQTWFWVGTSISVLSLVFCGLLWFLV